The Aphis gossypii isolate Hap1 chromosome 3, ASM2018417v2, whole genome shotgun sequence genome includes a region encoding these proteins:
- the LOC126551055 gene encoding uncharacterized protein LOC126551055 — protein MWEPILRSLRIVSKRLQNINMDLEAASNMIQLAVTSTQDIRDNYQHILIIAKELCKKWNIPVTYPNERKKQAVKYFDEIDGDRRLNTNEDNFKVQIFFPVMDSVLSQLVARFKGTHDVVETFSFLNPTSFLSKTEKEVINASYDFILKYSNDISTDFTRQLLSLRTSLQKHQLKTIKSLAIYIVENDLSIVFPDVLSACVSRHPIC, from the coding sequence ATGTGGGAACCAATTCTACGTTCTTTGCGTATTGTATCAAAACggctacaaaatataaatatggatTTGGAAGCAGCTTCAAACATGATACAGCTGGCTGTGACATCAACTCAAGATATCAGAGACAACTACcagcatattttaattattgcaaaagaattatgtaaaaaatggaATATACCAGTCACATATCCCAACGAACGTAAAAAACAagctgtaaaatattttgatgaaatagaTGGTGATCGTAGACTTAACACTAatgaagataattttaaagttcaaatctTTTTCCCTGTTATGGACTCTGTTTTATCACAACTTGTAGCTCGATTTAAAGGAACACATGATGTAGTTGaaactttttcatttttaaatcctacttcatttttatcaaaaactgaAAAAGAAGTTATCAATGCATCATATGACTTCATATTAAAGTATAGTAATGATATCAGCACAGATTTTACCCgacaattattaagtttaagaaCTAGTTTACAAAAACATcaacttaaaactattaagaGCTTGGCcatttatattgttgaaaatgaTTTATCCATTGTATTTCCAGATGTTTTAAGCGcatgt
- the LOC126551056 gene encoding zinc finger MYM-type protein 1-like, which translates to MNNFVFINSEVELKAQDNPEIVVITNEESVCQSKNAQSGVEQKVQSNHGNIEIVNELNEQVNQINENESMEIQGLSLLHDYPTDQAHFLGITLTSVIKRSIIEYGPCRPKMEFPRNEDKRKFSVEYYYLSSKSGNRIPRTWLCYSPILNYVYCESCWLFADRQYINYKSEWITGIDNWQHLSQKIFKHESSIQHIESVKIRSLWAKNKVLDSQLENQVSEEAAFWRSVLERIIMIILHLTSGNTALRGNEGKFSSKNQFSEGNFLQTVRLVANYDPILCKLINCEKSKIKYLSHTIVDKLIGILSSDLLKTICNEIKLCQCFSIIIDSTLDITKLDQLSVIIRYTIINFEEKKLEVKESFVGFFELKHHGAADYTQLICEILSKLDLDINKCRGQGYDGASVMSGVHSGVQTRIKELVPSASYIHCCSHNLNLVISDAAKCHSKCAKMGTFSIWT; encoded by the exons atgaataattttgtattcatcAATTCag aaGTAGAACTGAAAGCACAAGATAACCCTGAAATTGTAGTTATTACTAATGAGGAAAGTGTTTGCCAATCAAAAAATGCCCAAA gtggTGTAGAGCAAAAAGTTCAAAGTAATCATGGAAATATAGAAATTGTTAATGAGTTAAATGAACAAGTAAaccaaattaatgaaaatgaatcAATGGAAATCCaag gtCTGAGCTTACTTCATGATTATCCAACTGATCAAGCACATTTTCTTGGAATAACCTTAACAAGTGTAATCAAAAGATCTATTATAGAATATGGACCATGTAGACCAAAAATGGAATTTCCTCGCAATGAAGacaaaagaaaattttcagtagaatattattatttatcatcaaaatCTGGTAATCGTATTCCTCGTACATGGCTTTGCTATTCGCCTAtcctaaattatgtttattgtgaATCATGTTGGCTTTTTGCTGACagacaatatataaattataagtctgAATGGATTACTGGAATAGATAACTGGCAACATCtttctcaaaaaatatttaaacatgaaaGTTCAATTCAACATATTGAATCTGTAAAAATTCGATCTCTGTGggcaaaaaataaagttttagatAGTCAACTAGAAAATCAAGTATCAGAAGAGGCTGCATTCTGGAGAAGTGTACTGGAaagaattataatgataattttacatttaactaGTGGAAATACTGCTCTTCGAGGAAATGAAGGTAAATTTAGCTCAAAAAATCAGTTTTCCGaaggtaattttttacaaaccgTTAGATTAGTTGCAAATTATGATCCCATATTGTGCAAACTTATTAATTGTGAGAAAAGCAAAATCAAGTATCTGAGTCACACAatagttgataaattaattggaATTTTATCTTCTGATCtacttaaaactatttgtaatgaaataaaGTTATGCCAATGTTTTTCCATTATAATAGATTCTACTTTAGATATAACTAAACTGGATCAGCTGAGTGTTATTATTCGGTATACTATCATAAATTTTGAAGAGAAGAAACTAGAAGTTAAGGAGTCATTTGTAGgtttttttgagttaaaacACCACGGAGCTGCTGATTATACACAGTTGATATGTGAAATTCTATCAAAACTTGACTTGGATATTAACAAATGCCGTGGACAAGGTTATGATGGGGCATCTGTGATGAGCGGAGTCCATTCTGGCGTTCAAACTAGAATAAAAGAACTTGTTCCATCAGCATCATATATTCATTGTTGTAGTCACAAtcttaatttagtaatatctGATGCAGCTAAATGTCATAGtaaa TGCGCCAAGATGGGCACTTTTAGCATTTGGACatga